The window CCAGTGAATCTGGatattcatcaaatcatgaagaaaaaaatgacgTGGTATTCAACACCAAAAGAATTATAGGTAATGAATTGTTGAACAATTGACAAATTTTCACAAACAATATTATCTATTAAATCACCAATTTTGTATTTAAGTGATCATTATATACTAAGAAAACTACTTTGTCTAAAGCaaaataaaattcacaaaaataatttcaaaagcaTAAAATAACAACTTCAGAGGAaaaaaattgctgaaaaaatacaATATATCAACTTAAAAGTTAAATCACcaatataaatgataaaaaaaaaaaagcttcaaaaaaaatacctttttacatttcaaattcaaattttcagtGGCTATATTGCGAAAACTAAAACAATAAGTCAATAAGTGGTGGAGTAGGGCTGGGCAAGAATAGTTTTTTAAGATGAAGGAATTGAaagcctattttttttttttttttacgtttctacgaagaagaataaagagaaaaaaatgttgTTTCAAATGGGTTTTATTTAGAAAAAGtcgttttttatttaattaaaaaaagtaaagtaaaaaagtaaacttcttagaaaaaaaatgtcgaatcaaaagaaaaaaaaaaaatacttctaagCTAAAAAACAAAATGCTGAAGATAGGGCTCGAACCCAGGGAGCTTGGGTGTCAACGTCTTCAGCCtttaaaatatattcaataaatactaccttttatatatatttaataaatattatatttaatttatatgtCCGAAAACTCTTTCGATGATTGTTTATTTAATCACGCTTGCTAAGGATGCTCTACTACTAATTTTTCTTGGTGAACCAATTGTGACAGACATGACCTGTAATCTGGAAAAGATTAAATAAATCCGGCGCCAAATTATTCATAGTGATTCATTGCTGGCGCCCACACGTAATAACATCTACTGCTTAGAAACAGAAGCTTCCATTTCTATCTCAACTTTTACTTTGAACAAAACTAAGTTGAATAATCTTCCTTAATTCTCTTTTAAATAAATCCTCTTTGTACGACTGCTGCTTCCTAGTGAAAGTTTCTTCCCATCAAGCGGAGATATGCCGAGTTTAATTTTGAAAGTTTATAGCTTACTCTTCAAGTACAACCTTAAACGGCAATTACAAACCTTAATCCAATctccagtttcagtttcagatcctTTTAACGGTGTCGTTTCACGCGCCGATGAATCCATTGTCACTTCTAACCCTACTTTCTCTAAAGATGGAGTTGCAACTAAAGACCTTCATATTGACCCTTTGACTTGTCTCTCCCTCAGAATTTTCCTCCCACAATCAGCTCTCATTTCGTCAACAAATTCCGTCGCCGGTACTGAAGGGGCTTACGGGGGTTATCAACCTGATATAAATGGAAAGGGTTGCAAGAAGTTGCCGGTGATACTGCAGTTTCATGGTGGTGCTTGGGTGACTGGGGGTAATGATACGGCTTCTAGTGATGTTTTCTGTAGGAAATTGGCAAAATCTTGTGATGCTATTGTCATCGCTGTTGGGTATAGGCTGGCACCGGAGAGTCGGTTTCCGGCTGCGTTTGAAGATGGGGTTATGGCGATTAAGTGGTTAGCGAAGCAAGCTAATTTGGCTGAATGTAGCAGGTCGAGTCTGGATAAGAGGATTGCTAATGGAGAGAAGTATAGGGGAAGACAAATTGTTGATGGATTTGGGGCTTCTATGGTTGAGCCTTGGTTAGCAGCTCATCTAGACCCTTCAAGGTATAATTTTCGGTtataaaatactactaaattGTTTGGCATAGTTAACAGTAGCAGTTTTGATTTCTTCATTTATATAGTTTGATTTAGAACTTCCTCTCGACGGTCCTTCAGGAACAACCTCTTACGTGCGCGAGGTAGAGGTCAGGTCTGCATGCACTCTCCTCTCCTCAAACCACACTTGTGGGATTTTCACTGggtattttgttgttattgttgatttaGTACTTCCTCTGTTCATTTTTATATGAtggtgttaaaaaaaaaaaagaaaagaaggtggCATTTAAACTTATGATCTTAGATATGCTGGGTGAACGAGCATTTCACCAAAGGTAAACTGAAAAGGTTAAAACTAGAGAGATTTAGATATAGAAATGTGTCATTCTATTTTGaacaaattaaaattgaaaatgtCGTATAAGAATGTGATCCAATGTATTAGCAATGGGTTCATAGATTTTGTCTTAGATGATGCATACGTGTTAAAGAATCCATTAAATTCGTACAAATAATAGATTCTGAACATAATAAATTTGATGAATATAGATAGTAGAGTTGTGAATGTGAATCCATTGAGTTCAAATTCTAGATCTGAATATGGTACCAGCTAAGCTGATGAATTTCAGCTACTATTTGGACAGAAGTGGTAATTGCTTGATAATATGGAGCATATCATCTGCTAGGATTATGCAACAGCACACATCTAATTaggcaaaattaataatgattTATACACTATTTTTTCCCATGTTTGAATGATTCTTACATTTGATTCCCTGAGCTGTAAGGTAAACAGAGATGGCCTATTGATGGTATTTTATGTCTCCAGACTAGGAAAACACGGAGTCTTGAGAGGCCAAATTAGAGTTTTAGTGAGATGGCGTGATAAATTCAGTTTGAAAGACAAGACTCTAGTATGAAATCATAACTAGGATATATGATCCTCCTCAAAAACCTGCATCTCCTTTAAATATTTTCTGTTTATTAGGTGATCTTTAGAAGCAAAATGAAACCAAATTACTTTCCTTCCACACCTATACATGTCAATCTATTAAATTGCTTATAGGAGATGGAAATGATCATGACTTGAGGGGAAATATACTAGAAAGTGCTTATAACTCGGTTCAATTTGATCTTATAGGTGTGTACTCCTTGGAGTAAGCTGTGGAGCCAACATCGCAAATTATGTTGCACGATATGCTGTTGAGGCAGGGAAACTTTTGGATCCTATAACTGTTGTGGCTCAAGTTCTGATATACCCTTTCTTCATTGGAAATATTCCTACACAGTCAGAGTTGAAACTGGCAAACTCTTACCTCTATGACAAAGCTACATGCATTCTTGCTTGGAAACTTTTCCTCCCGGAAACAGATTTGGATCTGGACCATATAGCTGCAAATCCCCTTATACCAGGAAAAGAGACACCCTTGAACCTAAAGCATATGCCACCCACACTTACAGTGGTTGCGCAGTATGATTGGATGCGAGACAGGGCTATTGCTTATTCAGAGGAACTTCGTAGAGTGAATGTTGATGCCCCTCTTCTTGATTACAAGGATGCTGTGCATGACTTTGCTACCCTTAATGCCCTTCAGAAAATGCCTAAAGCTCAGGCTTGCTTAGAGGACATTTCAATAtgggttaaaaaatatatatcccTCAGAGGCAACGAATTATCTTATTGACTGAAGGATGAGAATCAGAATCAGAGAGGCGAGGATGGCACAGGTTGCCGCTCTTAGGGTGTCTGCCAACCTCCTTCCGTTGCATATTTAGTTGCAAAGTGAGATTTTTGTTGCAATTTTTGTCCCTGTTAGAAGTTAAGGGTTAAACCGTTCATTTATTAATTCATTATCATTCTATTATATACAGTATGTAGTGTACATAGCTTGAGGCTTCACAGGAAACACTGAAATTTAATGTAAATTTGCTCTTTAATGTAAATCCCTAGAGTTTCCTTTATGGTTTCAGCTACCTGGGGGGCCATTTGATGAGAGGATCAACTTATATCCACTGGTGGTGTAAAAAATGTTCACACTATCAATTTATGTGGTAGCAGGCAACATGTCTTATTTTGGAGGTTAGTAGCTTGATACTGTCACGTCTTATTTTTGAGGTTAGTAGCTTGATACTGCCGGAGCATAGAAGGTAACGTCTTGAGCGCAAGAATTAATGCAGATGAGAGTTTGTCATTTGTGGCTTTGCCGTTATGCTATTTAATCTGATGAGATGAGTAGTTGTATCTAAAAGAAAGAAGCAGTCAAGTTAAGAAACGAAGATCGCAACATTCTTGAAGGGAGTTTAGTCAGCTCAAATTCGCTGAAAAATAATAATGGTTTAAAATTATCCATCAACAAAGTGGCAAATTAACTTTTGTTTGACACAAAACGTCCTTTGCAAATTGCAACCTTAGTTTCACCTCTTaactttgctttaaaaattaaatttttcactCAATTTTGAACAATAATTATAATCGCCCCTTTATCCTACGTCTACGCAATATCCATTTTGTCAATATAATTTTAATCCTATATTTATGCAATACCcttctataatatatataatatatattgtttaatttaggtatttatagtattttatttaaatttattaacattataagtaaaataatactttttgtaaatttatcacaaaatttaatGCTATTTTCTTAGATCGTTATTTCAATGTTATATGTATTAAAGAATCATATGGTGTGAGGTATAATTTAGGTATATATAGTAATTTGGatataaaattgaaaattattttatcttgcgATTGGTTAGGATATTAGttggttttaaaattatttatcccaTCATTTATACCAAGGTGATGGGATAAATTATCACATATACATGTTGGAACAACTTATTTTGGGATAACTAATCTCGGGATAATTTGTTCCCAACCAAGCCACCCCTAAAAATGTgttatgtatgtacatgcatgtgcatATATTTTTGTGTTTCACCACTCTCTTACTAGATCCATTTCCTATTACTTGTCTTTTGTTGATATGACCAATCCTTACGAAAATTTTATTTAGaggtatattttac of the Capsicum annuum cultivar UCD-10X-F1 chromosome 11, UCD10Xv1.1, whole genome shotgun sequence genome contains:
- the LOC107848411 gene encoding probable carboxylesterase 11; this encodes MPSLILKVYSLLFKYNLKRQLQTLIQSPVSVSDPFNGVVSRADESIVTSNPTFSKDGVATKDLHIDPLTCLSLRIFLPQSALISSTNSVAGTEGAYGGYQPDINGKGCKKLPVILQFHGGAWVTGGNDTASSDVFCRKLAKSCDAIVIAVGYRLAPESRFPAAFEDGVMAIKWLAKQANLAECSRSSLDKRIANGEKYRGRQIVDGFGASMVEPWLAAHLDPSRCVLLGVSCGANIANYVARYAVEAGKLLDPITVVAQVLIYPFFIGNIPTQSELKLANSYLYDKATCILAWKLFLPETDLDLDHIAANPLIPGKETPLNLKHMPPTLTVVAQYDWMRDRAIAYSEELRRVNVDAPLLDYKDAVHDFATLNALQKMPKAQACLEDISIWVKKYISLRGNELSY